In Acidimicrobiales bacterium, a genomic segment contains:
- a CDS encoding VOC family protein, which yields MSRVQLALNVSDLDAAVDFYTKIFGTEPAKLRPFYANFPVAEPSPAARYAARPDLATQAPTPS from the coding sequence ATGTCCAGGGTTCAGCTGGCCCTCAATGTGTCGGACCTCGATGCCGCGGTCGACTTCTACACCAAGATCTTCGGTACCGAACCGGCCAAGCTTCGGCCCTTCTACGCCAACTTCCCCGTCGCCGAGCCCTCCCCAGCGGCGCGCTATGCGGCCCGCCCGGACCTGGCGACTCAGGCCCCGACCCCCAGCTGA